In one Neobacillus sp. CF12 genomic region, the following are encoded:
- a CDS encoding sugar-binding protein, whose amino-acid sequence MKGLSLMSYVVGVLFFLVSCAFAIFYGYKVVSHDLPSGDRVVDKYKYHFVLVPEELDNDYWRLVEKGAQQAAKEYGVLLEYAGPKQANIDEHLKTIEMSMASKVDGILTQGLSDEQFTPLINRVVERLPVITIDTDAANSNRMAYIGTDNYYSGFLAGKALIEDTKGQANVAIITGNFYANHQQQRVKGFQDAVKSEEGIKIITVEESGISRVRAAEKAYQILADYPEVTAFYGTSALDAIGIAQVVEKRKPGRVYIIGFDTLPETLDYIAEGTIKATVVQEPYEMGYRAIQMMIDLIEGKKVPPVVHTNTRIIRAADLPLNNQHQGEADR is encoded by the coding sequence ATGAAAGGGCTTTCTTTGATGTCTTATGTGGTAGGGGTTTTATTTTTTCTTGTGAGTTGTGCATTTGCTATTTTTTATGGTTATAAGGTTGTTTCCCATGATTTGCCTTCGGGAGATAGAGTTGTAGATAAGTATAAGTATCATTTTGTGTTGGTTCCGGAAGAGCTGGACAATGACTATTGGCGGCTAGTTGAAAAAGGGGCACAGCAGGCTGCAAAGGAATACGGTGTTTTATTGGAGTATGCTGGGCCAAAGCAGGCGAATATCGACGAACATTTAAAAACAATTGAAATGTCAATGGCGTCTAAGGTGGATGGAATTCTTACTCAAGGTTTGAGTGATGAGCAATTTACCCCGCTCATTAATAGGGTCGTAGAGAGACTCCCAGTGATAACCATCGATACTGATGCTGCCAATAGCAACCGAATGGCTTATATTGGAACAGACAATTATTATTCAGGTTTTTTAGCAGGTAAAGCATTAATTGAAGATACAAAAGGTCAAGCGAATGTTGCGATTATTACGGGTAATTTTTATGCAAACCATCAGCAGCAGCGTGTTAAGGGGTTCCAGGACGCCGTAAAGTCTGAAGAGGGAATAAAGATTATTACTGTCGAAGAATCAGGGATTAGTAGAGTTCGGGCAGCTGAAAAGGCTTATCAAATATTGGCCGATTACCCAGAAGTAACTGCCTTCTATGGGACAAGTGCACTCGATGCAATTGGAATTGCCCAAGTGGTTGAAAAAAGGAAGCCAGGTAGAGTTTATATTATCGGATTTGATACGCTTCCTGAAACACTTGATTACATTGCGGAAGGCACGATTAAAGCGACAGTAGTCCAGGAGCCATATGAAATGGGCTACCGAGCCATCCAAATGATGATTGACCTTATTGAAGGCAAAAAGGTCCCACCTGTTGTTCATACAAATACTCGCATTATAAGAGCAGCCGATTTACCTTTGAACAATCAGCACCAAGGGGAGGCTGACAGATAA
- a CDS encoding LacI family DNA-binding transcriptional regulator: MATIKDIAELAGVSIATVSRVLNYDSTLSVGDETKKRIFEVAEQLSYKKKTPRKLETGKIALLQWYTEKEELEDLYYMSIRLGVENQARQLGFSVAKYFQDNYEDLKQDEINGLIAIGKFSDKQINDMVSITNNLVFVDISPDEEQFDSIVINFEKATKKVIDHYITNGHEKIGYIGGREVFKDQTSLIEDQREVTFKNYLTEKGLLNEAYMYVGAFSVSEGHSLMKKAIQEHGENLPTAFFAANDSLAVGALRALLEEGIPVPGRVNIIGVNDISISKYVFPSLSTVKVYTELMGETAVNTLVERIEGRKTAKKITISTQLIIRDSSF, encoded by the coding sequence ATGGCTACAATAAAGGATATTGCAGAATTAGCAGGAGTTTCGATCGCAACGGTATCCCGAGTGTTGAATTATGATAGTACCCTGTCTGTTGGTGATGAAACGAAAAAGAGGATATTTGAGGTTGCAGAGCAGCTTTCTTATAAAAAGAAAACACCTAGAAAACTAGAAACAGGAAAAATTGCATTGTTGCAGTGGTATACCGAAAAGGAAGAACTAGAAGATTTATATTATATGTCGATTCGGCTGGGGGTAGAAAACCAGGCCAGACAATTGGGCTTTTCTGTAGCTAAGTACTTTCAAGACAATTATGAGGATTTAAAACAGGATGAGATTAACGGTCTTATTGCTATCGGGAAATTTAGTGATAAACAAATTAACGATATGGTATCGATCACAAATAATCTCGTTTTTGTCGACATCTCTCCTGATGAAGAACAGTTCGATTCCATTGTCATAAATTTTGAAAAGGCCACTAAAAAGGTTATTGATCATTATATTACAAATGGACATGAGAAGATTGGTTATATTGGCGGAAGAGAAGTATTTAAAGATCAAACCTCTCTCATCGAGGACCAACGAGAGGTTACGTTTAAAAACTACTTAACTGAAAAAGGGCTGTTGAATGAAGCGTATATGTACGTAGGAGCATTCTCCGTTTCTGAGGGTCATTCACTCATGAAAAAAGCCATTCAGGAGCACGGAGAAAACCTGCCAACCGCTTTCTTTGCTGCAAATGATTCGCTGGCAGTTGGCGCTCTTAGAGCACTATTGGAAGAAGGGATACCTGTCCCAGGGCGGGTGAACATCATAGGCGTAAACGACATTAGCATCTCCAAATACGTCTTTCCATCCTTAAGCACCGTCAAAGTCTATACAGAACTAATGGGAGAAACAGCCGTCAACACCCTAGTAGAAAGAATCGAAGGCAGAAAAACAGCCAAAAAAATAACCATATCCACCCAACTCATCATAAGAGACAGCAGCTTCTAA
- a CDS encoding aldose epimerase family protein, producing MKILDKLFGRYHDESVIEYTLVNESGMSVSVLNYGCIITKIMVPDRNGKIENVVLGFDQIEDYIDLAPYFGSVCGRVAGRISHSQFELDGEVYQLTPNEGSNHLHGGKKGFNSVIWETESIETENAVGLKFFYRSIDGEEGYPGNLDTTIVYLLNNQNELSISYEAVTDKKTIVNLTNHSYFNLSGNIKRDCSEHILQLESDRFLELGSDLIPTGKLIDSTNTPFDFKHGRLLKSGIKSDHPQNVLAGNGYDHPLIFAKKGENTVALSEKESGRTLLVTTDQPCVVLYTANQLEGPYSISGVRARNYLGVCLETQGLPDAINQPDFPTIVLNPEEVYRTTTKYRFFSNTIGV from the coding sequence ATGAAAATACTAGATAAACTTTTTGGTCGTTATCACGATGAGTCAGTGATTGAATATACCCTTGTCAACGAATCGGGAATGTCTGTGTCAGTTCTGAATTATGGCTGTATTATTACAAAAATAATGGTTCCTGACCGTAACGGAAAAATTGAAAATGTCGTGCTTGGTTTTGATCAGATAGAGGATTACATCGATTTAGCCCCATATTTTGGCTCGGTGTGTGGTCGAGTGGCTGGAAGAATCAGTCATTCACAATTTGAACTGGATGGCGAGGTTTACCAACTGACCCCTAATGAGGGTTCCAACCATTTACATGGCGGTAAGAAAGGCTTTAATTCCGTTATCTGGGAAACGGAAAGCATTGAAACAGAGAATGCCGTTGGTTTGAAATTTTTCTATCGTAGTATAGATGGAGAAGAAGGCTATCCAGGGAATTTGGATACGACCATCGTCTATCTTTTAAACAATCAGAATGAACTGAGCATTTCCTATGAAGCGGTAACAGACAAAAAAACAATTGTTAATTTAACCAATCATTCTTATTTTAATCTAAGTGGAAATATCAAAAGAGATTGTTCTGAGCACATTCTCCAATTAGAAAGTGATCGCTTTTTAGAGCTTGGATCAGATTTAATCCCTACCGGAAAATTGATTGATTCTACTAATACCCCTTTCGATTTTAAGCATGGGCGTCTATTGAAATCGGGGATTAAATCCGACCATCCGCAGAATGTGCTTGCCGGCAATGGTTACGACCATCCGCTCATCTTTGCCAAAAAGGGAGAAAATACAGTGGCGTTAAGTGAAAAAGAGAGCGGCAGGACATTGTTGGTTACGACTGACCAGCCATGTGTGGTTCTGTATACGGCGAATCAGCTGGAAGGTCCTTATTCCATCTCGGGTGTTCGTGCAAGGAATTACTTAGGTGTGTGCTTAGAAACACAGGGTCTGCCTGATGCCATTAACCAGCCTGATTTCCCAACAATTGTTTTAAACCCAGAGGAAGTGTATCGTACCACAACAAAGTATCGCTTTTTTTCTAATACAATAGGAGTTTGA
- the galT gene encoding UDP-glucose--hexose-1-phosphate uridylyltransferase produces MINQLIQQLIDKAISAQLIEPDDEIYARNQILSLLHLVEFKESNGESDLEIPDLLEQIVDYACTQGIVEDIFDEKEIFSSKIMDCFMARPSTINQIFYDKYKQSPQAATEYFYDLSKNSNYIQMKRISNNIEYKVNTEYGELDITINLSKPEKDPKSIELERAVAKTDYPKCLLCVENEGYAGRIGHPARSNHRMIRLNLLEENWLLQYSPYVYYNEHCIVLSEEHRDMKITATAFHRLLSFVEQFPHYFVGSNADLPIVGGSILSHDHYQGGHYDFAMAKAEDEWSFELDRFPHVHGSIVKWPMSVIRLRSEEIGPLVEAGGYILSTWRNYSDESVGIHAKTGDIPHNTITPIARKNRGFYELDLVLRNNRTSEEHPLGIYHPHQDVHHIKRENIGLIEVMGLAVLPARLKNELREVEDFIVGKTEVVAEYHMEWAAALKEKYQDIATNSNVEAIVREETGKKFLKCLEDAGVYKRDEEGRAGFKRFISSLS; encoded by the coding sequence GTGATTAATCAGCTTATCCAACAATTAATCGATAAAGCCATTTCTGCTCAATTAATTGAGCCAGATGACGAAATCTATGCCCGCAATCAAATCCTTTCACTCTTGCATTTGGTTGAGTTTAAGGAGTCCAATGGAGAGTCTGATTTAGAAATACCTGATTTACTTGAACAGATTGTGGACTACGCCTGTACACAAGGTATTGTTGAAGATATCTTTGATGAAAAAGAGATTTTTTCTAGTAAAATAATGGACTGCTTTATGGCGCGTCCATCAACGATTAATCAAATCTTTTATGATAAATATAAACAGAGTCCGCAGGCAGCAACCGAGTATTTTTATGACTTAAGCAAGAATAGTAACTACATTCAGATGAAGAGGATTAGCAATAATATTGAGTACAAGGTTAACACGGAATATGGTGAGCTAGACATTACCATAAATCTATCGAAACCAGAAAAGGATCCTAAAAGTATTGAACTTGAACGTGCAGTGGCGAAAACAGATTATCCTAAATGTTTGCTGTGTGTTGAAAATGAAGGGTATGCCGGGAGAATTGGCCACCCGGCACGCTCTAATCACCGTATGATCAGGTTAAATCTTTTAGAAGAGAATTGGCTGTTACAATATTCACCTTATGTTTACTATAATGAGCATTGTATCGTATTGTCAGAGGAACATAGGGATATGAAGATTACGGCAACAGCCTTCCATCGGTTATTAAGCTTTGTCGAGCAGTTCCCACATTATTTTGTTGGATCCAATGCTGACTTACCGATAGTCGGTGGGTCTATTTTATCCCACGATCATTACCAGGGCGGTCATTATGACTTTGCAATGGCGAAAGCAGAAGATGAGTGGAGTTTTGAGTTGGATCGCTTCCCGCATGTACATGGTTCGATTGTAAAATGGCCGATGTCTGTTATTCGATTACGCTCTGAAGAAATTGGTCCTCTTGTAGAAGCAGGCGGGTATATTCTATCAACATGGAGAAATTACAGCGACGAAAGTGTAGGAATCCATGCAAAAACGGGCGATATTCCGCATAATACGATCACACCAATTGCACGCAAAAACCGGGGATTTTATGAACTTGATCTAGTTCTGCGCAACAACCGAACAAGTGAGGAACATCCACTTGGAATTTATCATCCTCATCAAGATGTTCATCATATTAAGCGGGAAAACATCGGATTAATCGAAGTGATGGGACTGGCTGTTTTACCAGCACGCTTAAAGAACGAACTTAGAGAAGTTGAAGATTTCATTGTTGGTAAAACCGAAGTGGTTGCTGAGTACCATATGGAATGGGCAGCGGCTTTAAAAGAAAAGTATCAAGATATTGCAACAAATTCCAATGTTGAAGCAATCGTAAGAGAAGAGACTGGGAAGAAGTTTTTAAAATGTTTAGAAGATGCTGGTGTTTATAAGAGAGATGAAGAAGGCAGAGCAGGGTTTAAACGTTTTATCTCGTCATTATCGTAG
- the galE gene encoding UDP-glucose 4-epimerase GalE has translation MSILVLGGAGYVGSHAVYQLIDQGSEVVVIDNLQTGHRDAIHPKANFYEGDIRSREFMRSVFEKENIEAILHFAANSLVGESMTEPLKYFDNNVYGTQIVLEMMKEFNVKHIIFSSTAAVYGEQKVVPITEEAVTNPTNTYGETKLAMEKMISWCEKAFDLKYVSLRYFNVASARSGGEIGEDHNPETHLIPVILEAALGKRPAITVFGQDYDTPDGTCVRDYIHVEDLIAAHLLALRYLQNGGESNVFNLGSSQGFSVKEIIETAKEVTGMEIPVQIGERRSGDPSTLIASSEKARSVLGWNPSRTSIHQIISDAWNWHKHHPNGYER, from the coding sequence ATGAGTATTCTAGTTTTAGGCGGTGCGGGCTACGTGGGTTCGCATGCTGTTTACCAATTAATTGATCAAGGTTCCGAAGTGGTGGTCATCGATAATTTGCAAACGGGACATCGTGATGCCATCCATCCAAAGGCGAACTTCTACGAAGGGGATATTCGCAGCCGTGAGTTTATGCGTTCTGTGTTTGAAAAAGAAAACATTGAAGCCATCTTGCATTTTGCCGCTAACTCCCTTGTTGGCGAATCAATGACGGAGCCCTTAAAATACTTTGATAACAATGTTTACGGTACACAAATTGTTCTTGAAATGATGAAGGAATTTAACGTAAAGCACATCATCTTTTCGTCGACAGCTGCAGTTTATGGTGAACAAAAGGTTGTCCCTATTACGGAAGAAGCAGTGACAAATCCAACAAATACCTATGGTGAAACAAAACTCGCAATGGAAAAAATGATTTCTTGGTGTGAAAAGGCATTTGATCTTAAATATGTATCACTTCGATATTTTAACGTTGCTTCGGCAAGAAGCGGCGGGGAGATTGGCGAGGATCATAATCCAGAAACACACCTGATACCTGTTATTTTAGAAGCGGCATTAGGAAAAAGACCGGCAATAACAGTTTTTGGACAAGATTACGATACACCAGATGGGACTTGCGTCCGCGATTATATTCATGTTGAAGACTTAATTGCTGCTCATCTTCTTGCCCTTCGTTATTTGCAAAATGGCGGGGAAAGCAATGTATTTAATCTTGGCAGCAGCCAAGGCTTTTCCGTAAAGGAAATTATCGAGACTGCAAAGGAAGTTACGGGTATGGAGATTCCTGTCCAAATCGGCGAACGCCGTTCAGGCGATCCAAGTACGTTGATTGCATCATCGGAAAAAGCGCGAAGTGTTCTAGGCTGGAATCCAAGCAGAACCTCCATTCACCAAATCATCAGTGATGCATGGAATTGGCATAAACATCATCCAAATGGATATGAGAGGTGA
- a CDS encoding galactokinase yields the protein MNITKLTTTFREIFDAQPEQAFFAPGRINLIGEHTDYNGGHVFPCAITYGTYAVAKKRDDNLVRLYSVNFPDKEIIEFDLTQLEYEKQHNWANYPKGMIRYIKEAGYVLPSGFECVIEGNIPNGAGLSSSASIELLTGVLLDGLFGLGIARIDMIKIGKKVENEFIGVNSGIMDQFAIGMGKEDAGILLDCQTLHYQYAPIQLEGHKILIMNTNKRRELADSKYNERRGECEEALSLLQQKLPIEALGQLSEAEFDENQSLIVNETVRKRAKHAVYENVRTLKALEELKAGNLEAFGQLMNQSHISLRDDYEVTGIELDSLVEAAWSQPGVIGARMTGAGFGGCAIAIVEDDQVESFIANVGTVYHDKIGYPADFYVASIGDGAKEIKMEASE from the coding sequence ATGAACATCACAAAGTTAACAACTACATTCAGAGAAATATTTGACGCCCAGCCCGAGCAAGCATTTTTTGCTCCGGGGAGAATAAATCTGATTGGTGAACATACGGATTACAACGGCGGTCATGTATTCCCATGTGCAATAACTTATGGAACGTATGCCGTGGCAAAAAAGAGAGATGACAATCTTGTCCGCCTTTACTCAGTAAACTTTCCGGACAAAGAGATCATTGAGTTTGATTTAACGCAATTAGAGTACGAAAAGCAGCATAATTGGGCGAATTATCCGAAGGGGATGATTCGTTATATAAAGGAAGCAGGTTACGTACTTCCTTCAGGATTTGAGTGTGTAATTGAAGGCAACATTCCTAATGGAGCAGGCCTATCCTCTTCGGCTTCCATTGAGTTATTGACAGGAGTGCTTCTAGACGGATTGTTTGGACTAGGAATAGCTCGCATTGACATGATCAAGATTGGTAAAAAAGTTGAAAATGAATTCATTGGTGTTAACAGTGGCATTATGGACCAATTTGCAATCGGGATGGGAAAAGAGGACGCTGGAATTTTGCTTGATTGCCAGACGTTACACTATCAGTACGCACCTATTCAACTTGAAGGTCACAAAATCTTAATTATGAATACGAACAAACGCAGGGAGCTGGCTGACTCGAAATATAATGAGCGCCGAGGAGAATGTGAAGAAGCATTGTCTTTGCTCCAGCAAAAACTTCCAATCGAAGCGCTTGGACAGCTATCAGAAGCGGAGTTTGATGAAAATCAATCATTAATAGTTAATGAAACAGTTCGTAAGCGGGCGAAACACGCAGTATATGAGAATGTAAGAACGCTAAAAGCTCTTGAAGAATTAAAGGCTGGCAACCTAGAGGCATTTGGACAGTTAATGAATCAATCACACATATCATTACGTGACGATTATGAGGTAACTGGAATTGAACTGGACAGTTTGGTAGAAGCAGCTTGGAGTCAACCTGGAGTAATTGGTGCTCGCATGACGGGAGCGGGATTCGGAGGCTGCGCCATTGCAATTGTTGAAGATGATCAGGTTGAGAGCTTTATAGCTAATGTTGGTACCGTTTATCATGACAAGATTGGTTATCCAGCAGATTTCTATGTAGCAAGTATTGGTGATGGAGCAAAAGAAATTAAAATGGAGGCGTCTGAATGA
- a CDS encoding glycoside hydrolase family 43 protein, producing the protein MKIGFRKVQNVKTDMIHVRDPFIYTSHQEQKYYLFGTTFADGCGDQDPIFEVYVGNNLEDWEGPYVAFQPPKGFWGVRHYWAPEVFKIDGRYYMFASFKGGIGVHRGTGILAADHPGGPYTPHSNGAVTPTDWECLDGTFYEDKHGQRWLIFCHEWTQIYEGRIKAIRLSANLKRSIGDPVEILNAADMPWIRHFGDPRIEKNGYLTDAPFMYQAKNGDLVMLWSSYSVPGYGDNGLGGYTVAVARSKTAEIAGDWVHDQELLLDRNAGHSSLFRDLNGQLYLCTHYPDTPHGSERPLFLKMQETENRIKVLGG; encoded by the coding sequence ATGAAGATAGGATTTCGCAAGGTGCAAAACGTAAAAACCGATATGATTCATGTTAGGGATCCGTTTATCTATACTTCTCATCAGGAGCAAAAGTATTACCTGTTTGGAACTACATTTGCTGATGGATGTGGCGACCAAGATCCAATATTTGAAGTATATGTCGGGAATAATCTTGAAGACTGGGAAGGCCCGTATGTCGCATTTCAACCGCCAAAAGGCTTTTGGGGCGTAAGGCACTATTGGGCTCCGGAAGTATTTAAAATTGACGGTCGATATTATATGTTTGCTTCTTTTAAGGGAGGAATAGGCGTACATCGGGGTACTGGCATATTGGCAGCAGATCATCCTGGGGGGCCATATACCCCGCATAGTAATGGAGCGGTTACTCCAACAGATTGGGAATGCTTGGATGGCACGTTTTATGAGGATAAACATGGACAACGCTGGTTGATTTTTTGTCATGAATGGACGCAGATTTATGAGGGCCGGATCAAAGCAATCCGTTTATCAGCAAATCTAAAAAGGTCCATTGGTGATCCAGTAGAAATCCTTAATGCTGCGGACATGCCGTGGATTCGACACTTCGGGGATCCCCGGATTGAAAAAAACGGTTATTTAACAGATGCCCCGTTCATGTATCAAGCGAAAAATGGAGACCTTGTCATGTTATGGTCAAGTTACTCTGTTCCTGGTTATGGCGATAATGGATTGGGAGGATATACGGTTGCAGTGGCCAGATCAAAAACAGCAGAAATAGCAGGTGATTGGGTACACGATCAAGAATTGTTGCTCGACCGCAATGCCGGACACTCCAGTCTTTTCCGTGACTTAAACGGACAACTATACCTTTGTACACACTACCCAGACACACCCCATGGAAGCGAAAGGCCGCTATTCCTAAAAATGCAGGAAACAGAAAATAGAATCAAGGTCCTTGGAGGGTAA
- a CDS encoding aldose epimerase family protein, which translates to MKIVQEQFAKFDGKIVTAYTMINSRGMEVTTIDYGCIITKILVPDRDGTFENVVLGFDTLEEYQKYSPYFGAIVGRHAGRIANAEFELDGINYHLAKNNNGNHLHGGLVGFDKVIWDTEVIEEQESMSLVFHYLSKDGEEGYPGNLKMKVTYTLNNQNELQLTYEGISDKKTVVNVTNHSYLNLSGNLKRDTLNHTLTLKSDQFLELDEELIPTGKILAVENSAFDFRSGRRIFDGTVSNDPQNVLAGKGYDHPFLLNVNNNKEIHLFDEESGRGLIIETDQPAVVLYAGTQLEENFSIRGVKSKKYLGLCLETQGLPDSLNHRQFPSAILEKDEVYQSITTYKFTNQ; encoded by the coding sequence ATGAAAATAGTACAAGAGCAATTTGCTAAGTTTGATGGAAAGATTGTCACCGCCTATACGATGATTAATAGCCGTGGCATGGAAGTAACAACGATTGATTACGGATGTATCATTACAAAAATACTAGTTCCAGACCGAGATGGAACATTTGAAAATGTTGTATTAGGCTTTGATACTCTTGAAGAGTATCAAAAATATTCCCCCTATTTTGGTGCAATTGTAGGCAGGCATGCCGGTAGAATTGCAAATGCCGAATTTGAATTGGATGGTATCAACTACCATTTGGCGAAAAATAATAATGGCAACCATCTTCACGGAGGTTTAGTAGGGTTTGATAAGGTTATTTGGGATACTGAGGTCATCGAAGAACAGGAGTCTATGAGTCTTGTCTTTCACTATCTAAGTAAGGACGGAGAAGAAGGTTACCCTGGTAACTTGAAAATGAAGGTAACCTACACATTAAACAATCAAAATGAACTTCAGCTAACTTATGAAGGAATTAGTGATAAAAAAACGGTAGTCAATGTTACCAATCACTCTTATTTAAATTTAAGTGGAAATTTAAAAAGAGATACTTTGAACCATACACTCACCCTAAAAAGTGATCAATTCCTTGAATTGGATGAAGAGCTAATTCCGACTGGAAAAATTCTTGCTGTAGAGAATTCAGCATTTGATTTCAGATCAGGGCGAAGGATCTTTGATGGAACAGTATCAAATGATCCTCAGAATGTACTTGCAGGGAAAGGCTATGATCATCCGTTCCTATTAAATGTAAATAATAATAAAGAAATCCATTTATTTGATGAAGAAAGTGGACGGGGACTGATCATCGAAACCGATCAGCCTGCGGTAGTTCTTTATGCAGGAACACAATTAGAAGAAAACTTTTCTATTCGCGGAGTAAAATCAAAGAAATATCTTGGATTATGTTTAGAGACTCAAGGTCTGCCAGATTCACTTAATCATCGTCAATTTCCATCTGCTATTTTAGAGAAGGATGAAGTGTATCAATCTATTACAACGTATAAATTTACAAACCAATAA